A region of the Pantoea alfalfae genome:
CCTGCAGAGAGGCCTGAGATGGACATTCGCCAAAGCATTCACAGCGATCACGCTAAACAACTCGACACTGACGCGCTGCGCCGCGAGTTTCTGATTGAAACGATTTTTTCCGCTGACAATTACACCCTGACCTACAGCCACATCGACCGCATCATCATTGGCGGCGTGATGCCGGTTAATAAGCCAGTCATTATCGGTGATGAGATGGGAAAACAGCTGGGCGTCAGTTACTTTCTTGAACGCCGCGAGCTGGGCATGATCAACATTGGCGGCCCGGGTCTGGTCGAGGTTGACGGTAAAGCCTGGGAGATCGGTCACGAAGAGGCGCTTTACATCGGCAAAGGTGCGCGCAACCTGCAGTTCCGCAGCCTGAACCCTGCACAGCCGGCCAAATTCTATTACAACAGTGCGCCAGCACACAGCACCTTCCCGGACAAGAAAATCACGCTGCAGGACGCAGCAACCGCGACGCTGGGTGATGCCGCGACCTCTAATCGCCGCACCATTAACAAATTTATCGTGCCGGATGTGTTGCCCACCTGCCAGCTCACCATGGGCTTAACCAGACTGGATGAAGGCAGCCTGTGGAACACCATGCCCTGCCACACCCACGAACGCCGCATGGAAGTCTATTTCTACTTCGATATGAGCGAAGAGTGCGCCGTCTTCCACATGATGGGGCAACCGCAGCAAACCCGCCATCTGCTGGTACACAACGAGCAGGCGGTGATCTCACCCAGCTGGTCAATTCACGCCGGTGTCGGCACCCAGCGTTACACCTTTATCTGGGGCATGGTGGGTGAGAATCAGGTCTTTGATGACATGGACCACGTCAAAATCAGTGAACTGCGCTGAGCAGAGGAGAAATACCATGGTACTGAGTACGTTTAACCTGGAAGGTAAAGTCGCGCTGGTGACCGGCTGTAATACCGGTTTAGGGCAAGGTATGGCGCTGGGCCTGGCCCAGGCGGGTTGTGATATCGTCGGCGTTAACCGTGATGGCCCAGATGATACTCACAGTAAAGTGGAGGCGCTGGGTCGCCGGTTCTGGCCGGTGCAGGCCGATCTGATGCAGACCAGCGTGGTGGCCTCAGTGGTTGAACAGGCGCTGGCCGCTGCCGGTAAAATTGACATTCTGGTCAACAATGCCGGCATTATCCGCCGTGAGGACGCACTGAATTTCAGCGAGCAGGACTGGGATGACGTGATGAATCTTAACAGCAAGAGCCTGTTTTTCCTGTCGCAGCAGGTTGCCCGTCAGTTTATCGCGCAGGGTAATGGCGGCAAGATCATCAATATCGCCTCCATGCTCTCCTTCCAGGGCGGTATCCGGGTGCCCTCTTATACGGCGTCGAAAAGTGCCGTGATGGGTCTGACCCGTCTGATGGCGAACGAGTGGGCAAAACATGGCATTAACGTCAATGCCATCGCTCCCGGTTACATGGCCACCAACAATACGGA
Encoded here:
- the kduI gene encoding 5-dehydro-4-deoxy-D-glucuronate isomerase, with product MDIRQSIHSDHAKQLDTDALRREFLIETIFSADNYTLTYSHIDRIIIGGVMPVNKPVIIGDEMGKQLGVSYFLERRELGMINIGGPGLVEVDGKAWEIGHEEALYIGKGARNLQFRSLNPAQPAKFYYNSAPAHSTFPDKKITLQDAATATLGDAATSNRRTINKFIVPDVLPTCQLTMGLTRLDEGSLWNTMPCHTHERRMEVYFYFDMSEECAVFHMMGQPQQTRHLLVHNEQAVISPSWSIHAGVGTQRYTFIWGMVGENQVFDDMDHVKISELR
- the kduD gene encoding 2-dehydro-3-deoxy-D-gluconate 5-dehydrogenase KduD encodes the protein MVLSTFNLEGKVALVTGCNTGLGQGMALGLAQAGCDIVGVNRDGPDDTHSKVEALGRRFWPVQADLMQTSVVASVVEQALAAAGKIDILVNNAGIIRREDALNFSEQDWDDVMNLNSKSLFFLSQQVARQFIAQGNGGKIINIASMLSFQGGIRVPSYTASKSAVMGLTRLMANEWAKHGINVNAIAPGYMATNNTEQLRNDESRSEEILGRIPAGRWGVPDDMMGPIVFLASSASDYVNGYTLAVDGGWLAR